The genomic DNA CGGGCCCGCTCCACCTCGGCGGCCGCGGCGCTGACGGTGGCGAGGGCCGCCTCGGCCTGTCTGCGGGCTGCCTCGGCGGTGGACTGGGCGGCGGCGGCCTGACCGCGCGCGGCGCTCTTCTGCGCCTGGAGCGCCTGGAGCTGCTCGCCGAGCTGCGTGACCTGGGTCGAGACGGCGTCGAGGTCGGAGGCAGTGGCCCCCCCTTCCCCCTGGAGGCGCTGGATGCGTCCACGCTGGCGGGCGCTGGCCTGCGCGGTGGCTCGCAGCGCCTCGGACTGGGCGCCGCTCGCGCGAATGCCCGCCGCCGCCGCGCGCGCCGAGCCGAGCGCCGCGCCGACCTGGGCCCTGGCCGCCTCGGCGGTGGAGCGCGCCGCCTTGAGGCGTCCTTCTGCCGCGGCGAGGAGCGAGCGGTTGTCGCGACAGTCCAGCTCGACGAGCACCTCTCCCTTTTTGACGGTCGCACCCTCCTCGACGCGCACGGCCAGGATGCGGGCCGAGAGGCGGGCGCTCACGTCCACCTCAACGCCCTCGATCACGCCGTTGCCCCCCGAGGGGCGGAGGAGGGCTGCCTGGTTCTCGCGCACCTTGAGCCAGAGCCCGACGCTGAGCCCGAGGACGAGCACGGCAAAGACGATCACCGCGCGCTTCATGGTCTGCCTCCGGGGCTTCTTCCGGCGGGTGGAGTGCGTGCGGCGGGTGGGGTGCGCGCGCCGGGTGGAGTGCGCGCGGCGGGGTCGAAGACGGCGCCGTGGAGAGCGAGGCTCTCGGCGCGGACGAGCGCCTTGGCGAGCAGCGCCTGCTTGACCGCCACGCGGGCCCGGTCGAGTCCGAGCTCGGCGTTGTGCACGTCGAGCGTGGTGCCGGTGCCGGCGGAGAGCGCGGCGCGGGCCACGCGCAGGTAGACCTCGGTCTGGGCGCGCGTCTCCCGGGCCGACGCGAGCTCCGCCTCGGCGGTGCGGGCGCGGGCCTCGAGGTCGATCAGCCGACGGCGCAGGCTCTCGGTGGCCGCGCGCTCCTGCGCCTCGAGGCTGCGGGCCTGCGCACGCGCCTCGCGCACCTGCTGTGTGCGGAGGCCTCCGTCGTAGAAGTCCCAGGCGAGGGTCACGCCCCCCTGCAGGAGCGGCCCCCACTCGAGCTTCATTGCGTGCGGGTATTCGAGGTCGGCGCGGAGCATCAGGCTCAGAGTCGGCGCGAGCGTGCGCGCGGTCGCACGGGCGGCCAGCTCGGCGGCGAGGCGGGCGGCCCGCAGGCGGGCCAGCGCGGGGGCCTGGGCCAGGTCCAGCGTCGCCGCCGAGCCGGCCAGCGTGGCGAGGTCACCGGTGAGCTCGGGGGGCGAGGCGAGGGCCAGCAGACTCTGAAGCTGGCCCCGATAGCGCGCCAGCTCGCTCGCGGCCTGACGTTCCTGCGCGCGCAGCGCGGCGAGCCGCACGCGAGCCTGGGCCAGCGCCACCTGGGAGCCGGTGCCCACCTCGGCCTTGAGCCGGGCGCGCCGCTCCTCGGCGGCGGCGAGGGCCAGCGAGTCGCGAGAGATCTGCTGCAGGTCGCGGGCGAAGAGGGCGGCGAGAAAGAGGGCCCGGACCTGGAAGGCCAGCGTGGCTTCGGTCTCGCGGGAGCGCGCCTGCTCGCCGGAGAGCGCGCTGCGGGCGGCCTCGACGCGCGAGCCCCGCGACAGATCGAACGCGCGCCACGAGACCTGAGCCCCGGCGCGAAAGCGATGCAGGTCGTCGATCTCGCCGATGCTGGGCCGGATGGTCGCCGGAAGGAACGAGAGGTCGATGGGGAGCTGCGTCTTCGGCCAGTGCAGGGAGTACGTCACGTCCAGGCCGAGCCGCGGCAGGTAGGCCGAGCGGGCCTGCCCCACGCGCGCCTCGGCGGCAGTCTCCGCCTCGCGCCCGGCGGCGAGCTCGGGAGCGCGCGCGAGGGCGCGGGAGACTGCACCGTCGATCGTGAGCGGGGCGGATTGCGCCGAGACCTGGCGGGAGGCGGCGAGGGCCGCGATCAGCACGCCCATCGAGAAGGCGGCACGAAGCAGCAAGCGGGACATCGTGACCTCCGAGGCGGGAGGCTTCCGAGACAGGCGCGCCGCACGTCGGGTCTGGTGCCCGTCTCTCCGTCGGGGAGGGTAGTCCCACTCGTCGGTGGCGGGCAAGGGTGGGCGGGCCTCTGTGTCAATGGTCAGCGATTCTGTCCGCGTCGCGAGACGCTCGGCTGCCCGACCACCGGCTCGGCCGGCGCATGCCCGTTTTGCGTAGCAGGAGAACCGCTATTGCCCTACAGTGCGCACATCACCATCCCGGAGGGGATTGCCCACGCGAGCCGCTGCTCGCGAGTCCACCGCTTTCCAGCTCAGAGGAGGAACCGATGCAGACCGCACGCCAGCACCTCGGACGGTATCGCAGGGGACGACCCGCAAGAGCCTCTTCGCTCTACAGCCTCCTCTGCTTCGCCTGCCTCGCCGTCCTCGGGTCGGTGGGCAACGCTCGGGCGGCCGTGACCTACTACGCGGCCAAGACCGGCTGCAGCAACACGGGACCCGGGAGCAAGGCGTACCCCTTCTGCTCGGCGGCGAAGGGGGCCAGCCTCCTTAAGGCCGGCGACACCCTGATCATCGGCGCCGGAACCTATGCCGAGCGCCTGGTGGTGAGCGAGGTACCCGGGACGGCCACGGCTCCCGTGACGATCAAGGCGGCCCCGGGGGCCGTGGTCGTGTTCGACGGCTCCAGGGTCCCAGTGGACGACGCCGGCCTGATTCACGTCGAGTTCAGCAGCTACGTCACCCTGACGGGCCTCACCGCGCGCCTGTCGCGCTACTACGGCATCAACGTGAGCGGCTCGAGCAACGTCACGCTGAGCGCGATGAAGGTGGACACGAGCCAGCACGGAGGGATCGTCGTCGATCAGGGCTCGGCCTACGTCGTGGTGACCGGCTGCGACGTGAACAGGGCCGATAGCTGCGGCAGCGGGTGCGGCGTCCACGAGGGGCTCACGGTATCCGAGTCGAACAGCGTCACCGTGGCGAACAACCGGATCCACGACGGCACGATGGAGGGCATCGACGTCAAGGATGGCTCGAAGGGCGCGGACGTGTACGGCAACACCGTCTACAACAACGGGGCGGTGGGGATCTACCTCAACCACACCACGGGGAGCCGCTTCTACCGCAACCGGGTCTACAACAACGGCGCCTCGGGATTTCAGCTCACCGTCGGTGACGGCGCCATGGGAGCCGCGCTCACCACGGGCAACAAGATCTACCTCAACGTGGTCACGGGGAATAGGTTCTGCGGCGTGGAGTTCTGGCCCGCCGGAGCCGGAAGCCTGAGCGGCAACGCGATCTACAACAACGTGTTCTACGCGAACAAGCAGTACGCGCTGGAGTTCTCGGACCAGTCGTCGATGGTGAAGGCCACCCTGGTGCGCAACAACATCTCGATGGCGAACCCCCTGGGCGGCTTCACGGGCAAGGCGGCGGCGGTGAACACGATCTCGAATAACCTCTTTTCTGGCTCGGCCCCCGCCGGCCAGGCGGCCGTCGTCGGCGACGCGAAGTTCGTCAACGCCACGGCCGGCGACTTCCGGCTGCAGGCGGGCAGCCCGGCGATCGACAAGGGCTACGACATGGGGCTGCCGAGGCTCGGCGCGCCCGACATCGGGGCCATCGAGTACGGGCTCGTCGGCGCGCCACCCATCGCGGGGCGGTGAGGAGGGGGCCAGGGGCTGGCTGCCGGCGCGCGATCGCCGACCGGCGTTCCAGGAAGCGCGTACACTGAGCCGATGAGCGCGTCGCAAGAAGGGTGGCCGTTCGCAGGCCGTCGGGTCGTGCCGACCAGGTGGATCTCCGTCGGGACGCTGGCCGCGCTCCTGGCGTTCTTCGTGGTGCACGGCGAGGCGCGAAGCAGCGAGGGCGGTCCGCGACCCATCACGCTCGTCGGCGAGCTCACCGAGCAGCACCGACGCGTCTGCGACGCCGACGGTCGCGAGCGCTGGGTGGAGCCGCACTTCGAGATCGGGTTCGTGCGGGTGCGACCGCGGGCGGGGCTGAACCTCAGGCCGCTCCTCGGCCGCATCGTCGTCGCGCAGGGGCTGGTCGTGCCGACGCCGGCTGCGCGGCCGTCCGCGGCGTCGGCGCGAAGTACCCCGCGCGAGG from Deltaproteobacteria bacterium includes the following:
- a CDS encoding right-handed parallel beta-helix repeat-containing protein, producing MQTARQHLGRYRRGRPARASSLYSLLCFACLAVLGSVGNARAAVTYYAAKTGCSNTGPGSKAYPFCSAAKGASLLKAGDTLIIGAGTYAERLVVSEVPGTATAPVTIKAAPGAVVVFDGSRVPVDDAGLIHVEFSSYVTLTGLTARLSRYYGINVSGSSNVTLSAMKVDTSQHGGIVVDQGSAYVVVTGCDVNRADSCGSGCGVHEGLTVSESNSVTVANNRIHDGTMEGIDVKDGSKGADVYGNTVYNNGAVGIYLNHTTGSRFYRNRVYNNGASGFQLTVGDGAMGAALTTGNKIYLNVVTGNRFCGVEFWPAGAGSLSGNAIYNNVFYANKQYALEFSDQSSMVKATLVRNNISMANPLGGFTGKAAAVNTISNNLFSGSAPAGQAAVVGDAKFVNATAGDFRLQAGSPAIDKGYDMGLPRLGAPDIGAIEYGLVGAPPIAGR
- a CDS encoding TolC family protein; its protein translation is MSRLLLRAAFSMGVLIAALAASRQVSAQSAPLTIDGAVSRALARAPELAAGREAETAAEARVGQARSAYLPRLGLDVTYSLHWPKTQLPIDLSFLPATIRPSIGEIDDLHRFRAGAQVSWRAFDLSRGSRVEAARSALSGEQARSRETEATLAFQVRALFLAALFARDLQQISRDSLALAAAEERRARLKAEVGTGSQVALAQARVRLAALRAQERQAASELARYRGQLQSLLALASPPELTGDLATLAGSAATLDLAQAPALARLRAARLAAELAARATARTLAPTLSLMLRADLEYPHAMKLEWGPLLQGGVTLAWDFYDGGLRTQQVREARAQARSLEAQERAATESLRRRLIDLEARARTAEAELASARETRAQTEVYLRVARAALSAGTGTTLDVHNAELGLDRARVAVKQALLAKALVRAESLALHGAVFDPAARTPPGARTPPAARTPPAGRSPGGRP
- a CDS encoding efflux RND transporter periplasmic adaptor subunit, yielding MKRAVIVFAVLVLGLSVGLWLKVRENQAALLRPSGGNGVIEGVEVDVSARLSARILAVRVEEGATVKKGEVLVELDCRDNRSLLAAAEGRLKAARSTAEAARAQVGAALGSARAAAAGIRASGAQSEALRATAQASARQRGRIQRLQGEGGATASDLDAVSTQVTQLGEQLQALQAQKSAARGQAAAAQSTAEAARRQAEAALATVSAAAAEVERARTLVEECLLRAPIDGVVQTRALEPGEVVLPGGRVLTLVALDEARVTFYLPNRELAAASPGRPVTVVADTYPDRRFDGRIVAVSAQAEFTSRGTQTREDRDRLVYAVQVRLKNADHALRPGMPVEVSIDGTARRP